From a single Methanofollis sp. W23 genomic region:
- a CDS encoding hydrophobe/amphiphile efflux-3 (HAE3) family transporter translates to MFFERVASVLVRYPRQVALLLLCLFLLGIVGMTGVSMETGSDTYLDKSSREGVLYDSYTEHFLSDNAVLLVKCDDPLDPEFLSFLDRLETEVREVRHVDSAQGLPDVLKGINHGRLPGSRAEAEMLLGHLPADLKDRLLPSNILTLVLVDVEQGVSTDVSRGVLHSVQSVIESESPPAGVSIEVTGNTAFDEQMEDELSGSLAVLIVAAMGLMGVTLAVLFASMSHRLLPALLVAVGMILTFGVMGFAGINLNIGVVAAFPVLLGLGIDYAIQFQARLDEECRHSPLPEAVRTTIIRTGPAILVAMAATAMGFIAMFISPVPMVKSFGIVSLIGITCCYGVTLLGLPAYALLRNYTPKPAASGRAVEMKEKYDGVLSQIAGKIAKNPVPVLLVAAFVAYGGVVADSSIPIDTNQNTFVPPEMPTKLSLNEVTGMVGAVRPLPLLVQGEGVDDYETIVWMDRFGEYTLSRHPELTGVTSAATLIKKYNGGVLPSDQAGIDAALARVPQEELKGYLSGHTAGVIDLATIDMEMGAQDRVKKEVMADVGWMRPPPGIEVDPTGDYDMFTSLIANIAKSKAEMTYLGFALIFAYLVLVYRKRYAVSPIIPLVCIVGWNAVGMLVLGINYTPMTACLGSMTIGVASEYTILMMERYGEEMREHGDPQRAIREGVQKVGTAITVSGLVTACGFSALVLSNFQIIANFGVTTVIAVGFSLIGAIIIMPAALAVVGGGKKGVETEAQQDDAPSSTGGA, encoded by the coding sequence ATGTTCTTTGAACGAGTGGCCTCGGTCCTCGTCAGGTACCCCCGTCAGGTGGCCCTGCTCCTCCTCTGCCTTTTCCTGCTCGGCATCGTCGGGATGACCGGCGTCTCGATGGAGACCGGGTCAGACACCTATCTCGACAAGTCGTCGCGGGAAGGGGTACTCTATGACAGTTATACCGAACACTTCCTCTCAGACAATGCCGTCCTGCTGGTCAAGTGCGACGACCCCCTCGACCCCGAATTCCTCAGTTTTCTGGACCGCCTGGAAACCGAGGTGCGGGAGGTCCGCCATGTAGACTCGGCGCAAGGACTTCCTGACGTGCTGAAGGGCATCAACCATGGACGACTCCCAGGCTCGAGGGCCGAGGCCGAGATGCTCCTCGGTCACCTCCCTGCAGACCTCAAGGATCGGCTCCTCCCCTCGAACATCCTCACGCTCGTCCTCGTCGATGTCGAGCAGGGAGTCTCGACCGACGTCTCGCGCGGCGTGCTCCACAGCGTCCAGTCGGTGATCGAGAGCGAGTCACCTCCTGCAGGCGTCTCGATCGAGGTGACCGGGAACACCGCCTTCGACGAGCAGATGGAGGACGAACTCTCTGGTTCGCTGGCGGTGCTGATCGTCGCGGCGATGGGGCTGATGGGCGTCACCCTTGCCGTCCTCTTCGCCTCAATGAGTCACCGTCTCCTCCCTGCACTCCTGGTGGCGGTCGGGATGATCCTCACCTTCGGGGTGATGGGATTTGCCGGGATCAACCTCAACATCGGGGTGGTGGCAGCCTTCCCGGTGCTCCTGGGTCTGGGGATCGACTATGCGATCCAGTTCCAGGCGCGCCTGGACGAGGAGTGCCGCCATTCGCCCCTGCCTGAGGCGGTGCGCACCACCATCATCCGCACAGGACCGGCGATCCTGGTGGCGATGGCGGCGACCGCGATGGGGTTCATCGCGATGTTCATCTCGCCGGTCCCGATGGTCAAGTCCTTCGGGATCGTCAGTCTCATCGGGATCACCTGCTGCTATGGGGTGACGCTCCTCGGTCTCCCGGCCTATGCGCTGCTGCGGAACTATACACCAAAGCCTGCGGCGTCCGGGCGTGCGGTGGAGATGAAGGAGAAGTACGACGGGGTCCTCTCGCAGATCGCCGGGAAGATCGCAAAGAACCCGGTCCCGGTTCTCCTTGTCGCCGCCTTCGTGGCGTACGGCGGGGTGGTCGCCGACTCTTCGATCCCGATCGACACCAACCAGAATACCTTTGTCCCGCCTGAGATGCCGACCAAACTCTCTCTCAACGAGGTGACCGGGATGGTCGGGGCGGTCAGGCCCCTCCCACTCCTGGTCCAGGGCGAGGGGGTGGACGACTACGAGACCATCGTCTGGATGGACCGGTTCGGGGAGTATACGCTCTCCCGCCATCCTGAACTTACCGGCGTCACGAGCGCGGCGACGCTGATCAAAAAATACAATGGGGGCGTCCTCCCCTCTGACCAGGCAGGGATCGACGCCGCCCTCGCACGGGTGCCCCAGGAAGAACTGAAAGGCTATCTCTCAGGGCATACCGCGGGAGTCATCGATCTTGCGACCATCGATATGGAGATGGGCGCCCAGGACCGGGTCAAGAAGGAAGTGATGGCCGACGTCGGGTGGATGCGCCCGCCGCCAGGGATCGAGGTGGACCCGACCGGGGACTATGATATGTTCACCTCGCTCATCGCAAACATCGCGAAGAGCAAGGCAGAGATGACGTACCTCGGGTTTGCGCTCATCTTCGCCTACCTTGTCCTGGTCTACAGGAAGAGGTATGCGGTCTCTCCGATCATCCCGCTCGTCTGTATTGTGGGATGGAATGCCGTCGGGATGCTGGTGCTCGGGATCAACTACACCCCCATGACCGCATGTCTGGGCTCGATGACCATCGGGGTGGCCTCAGAATATACCATCTTGATGATGGAGCGCTATGGCGAGGAGATGCGCGAGCACGGCGACCCACAACGGGCGATCCGCGAGGGCGTCCAGAAGGTCGGGACGGCGATCACGGTCTCGGGCCTGGTGACCGCGTGCGGGTTCTCGGCCCTGGTCCTCTCGAACTTCCAGATCATCGCCAACTTCGGGGTCACGACCGTCATCGCCGTCGGGTTCTCGTTGATCGGGGCGATCATCATCATGCCGGCGGCCCTCGCAGTCGTCGGCGGCGGGAAGAAGGGTGTGGAGACCGAGGCGCAGCAGGACGACGCACCCTCCTCCACAGGCGGGGCCTGA
- a CDS encoding PocR ligand-binding domain-containing protein — MSERVVVQAPELTRLHTLLDEAGDLLGLPSSLLTLEGRECVSVGEARVCSEFHRKHTASGRECRKCMAKVGTYASSRSFFVYLCPYHLWRIAVPVTIGERHVATLLGPPFFRSENEPKSGYFLSLAQRYGYPVRDYEDALAEVSVLSEKEVEEARKKYIVLGHFLSHNLTHLHRSMTEAARRKNVEERLNRLENNLRAIFEHAGTAMAMVREDGALIHVNTRCGELLGEDRTHLIGRRWTSIFLPDQQHVLDEFNRCRKGGAASPSEGCEAVIRRADGEEIDVLLTVGKISERPLYLISLVDRRRR; from the coding sequence ATGAGCGAACGAGTTGTTGTCCAGGCCCCTGAACTCACCAGGTTGCATACCCTGCTCGATGAAGCCGGCGACCTTCTTGGTCTCCCGTCGTCTCTCCTCACTCTCGAAGGCCGTGAGTGCGTGTCTGTCGGGGAGGCACGAGTCTGCTCTGAGTTTCACAGGAAACATACGGCCAGTGGGAGGGAGTGCAGGAAATGTATGGCAAAGGTCGGCACCTATGCCTCATCTCGGAGTTTTTTCGTCTATCTCTGCCCCTATCATCTCTGGCGGATCGCCGTCCCGGTCACCATCGGGGAGCGGCATGTGGCGACCCTCCTTGGACCCCCGTTTTTCCGTTCAGAGAATGAGCCGAAGTCTGGATATTTCCTGAGCCTGGCGCAGCGGTATGGATATCCTGTCAGGGACTATGAAGATGCCCTTGCAGAGGTCTCGGTTCTCTCTGAGAAGGAGGTCGAAGAGGCCAGGAAGAAGTATATCGTCCTTGGCCATTTCCTCTCCCATAACCTCACCCACCTCCACCGGTCCATGACCGAGGCGGCGAGACGAAAAAATGTGGAAGAGCGTCTGAATCGCCTGGAAAATAATCTTCGGGCAATCTTTGAGCATGCAGGGACGGCGATGGCGATGGTCAGGGAGGACGGAGCCCTGATCCATGTCAACACCCGGTGTGGTGAACTCCTTGGCGAGGACAGAACTCACCTGATAGGGCGGCGCTGGACCTCGATATTTCTGCCTGACCAGCAGCATGTCCTCGACGAGTTCAACCGGTGCAGGAAGGGGGGTGCGGCGTCTCCTTCTGAGGGGTGCGAGGCGGTGATCAGGCGGGCCGATGGCGAGGAGATCGACGTGCTCCTGACCGTGGGCAAGATCTCTGAGCGGCCCCTGTACCTGATCTCCCTGGTCGACCGTCGCAGGCGCTGA
- the wtpA gene encoding tungstate ABC transporter substrate-binding protein WtpA — protein MRGLPLMLLLLAAACVLTAGCTGGDDAPTTLRVVPAGSLLLPMEEVEAGFEASHPGVDVQIEGHGSIQCVRQVTDLHRAIDVVVVADEALIPDMMYRPMEEGEGNYTDSYTTFATNQVVVAYTNHSLYADEISSKNWHEVLARPDVVVGISNPMLDAAGYRSLMVTTLAEDYYDNDTIYDAILGDYLNPAPEVSQDGDATVITLPEVLKAEGEKVRVRDGSIYLLSLLDAGGVDYAFEYLSVAEGHGLNYVTLPTEIDLSAAAYADDYKKAVVKLGFQRFGSIGSERIGNPIVYAATVPNTAPHPDLAHEFMDYMVAEFSEGHGEGWPSPL, from the coding sequence ATGAGGGGCCTCCCCCTCATGCTCCTCCTCCTTGCGGCGGCGTGCGTCCTGACTGCCGGGTGTACCGGCGGCGACGACGCACCCACCACTCTCCGTGTCGTCCCGGCCGGGAGTCTTCTTCTTCCTATGGAAGAGGTGGAGGCCGGGTTTGAGGCCTCCCATCCTGGGGTGGATGTCCAGATCGAGGGGCACGGGTCCATCCAGTGCGTGAGGCAGGTGACCGACCTCCACCGCGCCATCGACGTGGTGGTGGTCGCAGACGAGGCACTCATCCCTGATATGATGTACCGCCCGATGGAGGAAGGCGAAGGGAACTACACCGACTCGTACACCACCTTTGCCACCAACCAGGTGGTCGTTGCCTATACCAACCACAGCCTGTATGCCGACGAGATCTCCAGCAAGAACTGGCATGAAGTCCTTGCCAGGCCAGACGTCGTCGTCGGGATCTCGAACCCGATGCTCGATGCCGCGGGCTACCGCTCGCTGATGGTGACGACGCTTGCCGAGGACTACTATGACAACGACACCATCTATGACGCCATCCTCGGCGACTATCTCAATCCCGCACCAGAGGTCTCTCAGGACGGGGACGCCACGGTGATCACCCTCCCTGAAGTCCTCAAGGCAGAGGGCGAGAAGGTCCGGGTGCGGGACGGGAGCATCTATCTCCTCTCGCTCCTGGACGCCGGCGGAGTGGACTATGCCTTCGAGTACCTGAGTGTCGCCGAGGGGCATGGCCTGAACTATGTCACCCTCCCGACCGAGATCGACCTCAGTGCTGCGGCATATGCCGACGACTACAAGAAGGCAGTGGTGAAACTTGGGTTCCAGCGGTTCGGGTCCATCGGGAGCGAGCGGATCGGTAACCCGATCGTCTATGCGGCGACGGTCCCGAACACCGCCCCGCACCCTGACCTTGCCCATGAGTTCATGGACTACATGGTTGCAGAGTTCTCTGAGGGGCATGGCGAAGGCTGGCCTTCACCCCTCTGA
- a CDS encoding molybdopterin-dependent oxidoreductase, which translates to MKARIIQCLALVALVCAAAAVCGCTGTNDPGAQVEDKVAWNLTLTDGTQEKVLTFDEVKALPAWEGYGYAVSTVGIKYGPYTVKGVPLTTLFEQIGGFETGDQVGISAPDGYYWVFDDEQVAGKGFVTFDEDLKEKTSPDLTLVLAYEFNGTAVPEGDGGPLRIVVGTDDPGTITEGSAWVKWVDTIEVERS; encoded by the coding sequence ATGAAGGCCCGTATCATCCAGTGCCTGGCCCTCGTTGCGCTCGTCTGCGCGGCGGCCGCAGTCTGCGGGTGTACCGGGACGAACGATCCTGGTGCTCAGGTCGAGGACAAGGTCGCCTGGAACCTCACGCTCACCGACGGCACGCAGGAGAAGGTGCTCACCTTCGATGAGGTCAAGGCACTCCCTGCCTGGGAGGGCTATGGCTATGCGGTCTCCACGGTCGGGATCAAATACGGCCCCTATACGGTGAAAGGTGTCCCTCTCACCACGCTCTTCGAGCAGATCGGTGGGTTTGAAACCGGCGACCAGGTCGGGATCTCGGCGCCTGACGGCTACTACTGGGTCTTCGACGACGAGCAGGTGGCCGGGAAGGGGTTTGTGACCTTTGACGAGGATCTCAAGGAGAAAACCTCGCCAGACCTCACCCTGGTCCTTGCCTACGAGTTCAACGGCACGGCGGTCCCAGAAGGGGATGGCGGCCCGCTGAGGATCGTGGTCGGCACCGACGACCCTGGCACCATCACTGAAGGGAGCGCCTGGGTGAAGTGGGTGGACACGATCGAGGTGGAACGTTCATGA
- a CDS encoding argininosuccinate synthase: MNETKSIFLILLLCACFAGVQAAPTDSVYVVKLGDNGTTVLNETTVDYQWMETNLPVLGDGVTHYYHQGPVFAEDKETQWDRNETTNFKDRGAVKGTDLADLCDLVGGMEPGDEVMIKAGDGYHIEFGYENVYEPQPRQGPIGICWYNGEDAAVGERQGVGYPSDYHAAMRLVFFADNSTNPEGKHVFGNQDMRECFPPERLHLFNNLYPSTSGYTVKWIDEVRVYEDGYGGAKNVPVKSLQGSALPETTGVPATTEPTESPAPVFGLLTGLGVAGLVWRMRR, translated from the coding sequence ATGAACGAAACAAAGAGTATATTTCTAATCCTGCTCCTCTGCGCATGTTTCGCAGGGGTGCAGGCCGCACCGACCGACTCGGTGTATGTGGTAAAGCTTGGAGACAACGGCACCACGGTGCTCAATGAGACGACCGTCGACTACCAGTGGATGGAGACGAACCTCCCTGTCCTCGGCGACGGCGTGACCCATTACTACCATCAGGGCCCGGTCTTTGCTGAAGACAAAGAGACCCAGTGGGACAGGAACGAGACCACCAACTTCAAGGACCGCGGGGCAGTGAAGGGGACTGACCTTGCCGACCTCTGCGACCTGGTCGGTGGGATGGAACCCGGCGACGAAGTGATGATCAAGGCGGGCGACGGGTACCATATCGAGTTCGGGTACGAGAACGTCTATGAACCCCAGCCGCGCCAGGGCCCGATCGGCATCTGCTGGTACAATGGCGAGGACGCCGCTGTCGGTGAACGGCAGGGTGTCGGCTATCCGTCTGACTATCATGCCGCCATGCGTCTGGTCTTCTTTGCCGACAACTCCACCAACCCTGAGGGCAAACATGTCTTCGGGAACCAGGATATGCGCGAGTGCTTCCCGCCCGAACGCCTCCACCTCTTCAACAACCTCTACCCCTCTACCTCAGGCTATACCGTGAAGTGGATCGACGAGGTGCGGGTCTATGAGGACGGCTACGGCGGGGCCAAGAATGTCCCTGTCAAGTCACTCCAGGGCTCTGCCTTACCTGAGACGACCGGGGTTCCGGCGACCACAGAACCCACAGAGAGTCCGGCACCGGTCTTCGGGCTGCTGACCGGACTTGGTGTTGCCGGACTGGTATGGAGGATGCGCCGATGA
- a CDS encoding metallophosphoesterase family protein has product MIGVRSSEQKGGVAWLLLAMLLLPAAATAAGDALLWGPYVTGTDETSAVVSWKTAGPTAGGVVAYADETTFQEEGYTAEVTDDVTTSLHHVALTDLTPGTVYHYAVNTDGATGPDCRFRTFGEGACTFVVYSDTRGQAPYFTPMERHKLVADRIAMEESLSFVLHCGDFVTFGHDLDEWNQFFASGRQMLSNTTLYPALGNHEGNRSVYYETFEVPEWYSFDCGRAHVAVLDSNDWAKGRLDEETVWLEDDLAGAEEQWTFAAFHHPVFSSNERHRGGDRTLREAWTPLFERYGVAGVFSGHVHAYERYEVNGTEYFVVPCGGEALYPLAEEKMAGYANSLEHTLAYLRVHVTAENVTAELVPVATLSEDSKEVVALHPPDAVFETVVMTPQRGGGEPAQTPLSPFSACAAFGLATLWLRKIW; this is encoded by the coding sequence ATGATTGGCGTAAGATCTTCTGAGCAGAAGGGCGGCGTCGCATGGCTCCTTCTTGCCATGCTCCTCCTCCCTGCCGCAGCGACGGCAGCGGGGGACGCCCTCCTCTGGGGGCCGTATGTCACCGGGACCGACGAGACCTCGGCGGTCGTCTCATGGAAGACCGCCGGGCCGACGGCCGGGGGTGTGGTGGCCTACGCCGATGAGACAACCTTTCAGGAGGAGGGATACACCGCGGAGGTGACCGACGACGTCACAACCTCGCTCCACCACGTCGCCCTCACCGATCTGACCCCTGGGACTGTCTATCACTACGCGGTAAACACCGACGGGGCGACCGGCCCTGACTGCCGGTTCAGGACTTTCGGGGAGGGGGCATGCACCTTTGTGGTCTACAGCGACACGCGAGGCCAGGCCCCTTACTTCACCCCCATGGAACGGCATAAACTGGTCGCCGACCGGATTGCGATGGAGGAGAGCCTCTCGTTTGTCCTCCACTGCGGGGACTTCGTCACCTTCGGGCATGACCTCGACGAGTGGAACCAGTTCTTCGCGTCAGGACGGCAGATGCTTTCGAACACCACCCTCTACCCGGCCCTCGGCAACCACGAAGGGAACCGTTCGGTGTACTACGAGACTTTCGAGGTGCCTGAGTGGTACTCCTTCGACTGCGGCCGGGCCCACGTTGCGGTCCTCGACTCCAATGACTGGGCGAAGGGGCGGCTCGACGAAGAGACCGTATGGCTGGAAGACGACCTTGCCGGTGCCGAGGAGCAGTGGACTTTTGCCGCCTTCCATCACCCGGTCTTCTCCTCCAATGAGCGCCACCGGGGCGGGGACCGCACTCTCCGCGAGGCCTGGACCCCGCTCTTCGAGCGCTACGGTGTTGCCGGGGTTTTCAGCGGGCATGTCCATGCCTACGAGCGCTACGAAGTGAACGGGACCGAATACTTCGTAGTCCCCTGCGGCGGGGAAGCGCTCTACCCGCTTGCAGAGGAAAAAATGGCCGGGTATGCGAACAGTCTTGAGCACACCCTCGCCTACCTCCGGGTCCACGTGACCGCTGAGAATGTCACCGCCGAACTGGTGCCGGTGGCAACGCTCTCTGAGGACAGCAAGGAGGTCGTGGCCCTCCACCCCCCTGACGCCGTCTTCGAGACCGTGGTGATGACGCCGCAACGTGGAGGGGGAGAGCCCGCACAGACGCCGCTCTCTCCGTTCAGCGCATGCGCGGCATTTGGTCTCGCGACTCTGTGGCTGAGAAAAATATGGTGA
- a CDS encoding PEGA domain-containing protein: MKSMHSTTARCLAVAALFLFLAALIAVPASAAPTTELTITKLANDEKTVLDQKTVTWEWMRDNLPVQGDGETTYYNQGPIFEGGWKEAHPGEEYNYWNPTEDINLDYKDYGEFMGTDVKDLCDLVGGAAEGDMIEIKACDGMYKKWPAEYVNSPNPRQGPMVIAWYHGKEDEGHGYGYIDEGFSNGMRLYFLSETMNDAGMHVWGNWDMHESWDEEYWYFYNNELPSASGNSVYHVDRITIFSQIDPSQGGSSSGSGGGGDSGGFSKSHGFEGAMLTQALHGTVNGSVSLLQTDGGAQNITSGETAHFTLNTTGLEDVETARLYLFGTNNTAKDEAKKDDLSAVLDSQTLTLAEYYADLGPDDDEPAVETWCYDLKAPVPAGNLSLDMNYHGPEETGLTLYGGVLFAVVRENETTTTYWVAEGADAIEADQAAGVKEEAATSKAEFAEEVMRNGDIEARVFSVVTGACGNDTYTNALTFHDGEWMNLLNAGEEKISIGEAEVTPYLRPVENTLAVSSVSYDERGDYLENRLAVLVVGDAEPEAEPTPTQTTPPPTVVQTTATLPPTTQLAAGDGEDTEEGDLWSGLFGWLHGLPLVGSLFPAPEADIPAVPTPPPVLEPVSTPTPAPALPESASLTIITAPAGAQVVLDGEYLGTITPARLEDVSTGTHSLELVLEGYRPYETTFDLTEETDVTVALESTNPNRKVDPNGLDLLATQGSDLRSGGIYVDASDAGATIYIDGRKIEGKTPKVVNGLKEGRHKVKIKKDKISYNVDTKEVWVIAGKIVPAYFSRYEGGSMDRAVTIEAPGFKGEMCAVNGHATGKKIPAKVKVPPLTAYVSLCHNATFLSFPVSDRAEDGGTVTLDDVPALTTLRVDSTPGGAEVFIDGFATGHATPALIENVSYGRHGVMVTKPGYLPKEDEVFIPERIDDRAIKFTLDTYAHGSLYVNSTPAGGRIYLYEKNTGEVTPHLFTGMDLGKYSVKVVGRSDSKTVEDVMVHPDQVATCEVRLRR; this comes from the coding sequence ATGAAGAGCATGCACAGCACGACGGCCAGGTGCCTGGCCGTCGCCGCACTCTTTCTTTTTCTTGCAGCATTGATCGCGGTCCCTGCCTCTGCGGCGCCGACGACCGAATTGACAATTACTAAACTGGCAAACGACGAGAAGACAGTCCTCGACCAGAAGACCGTCACCTGGGAGTGGATGAGAGACAATCTCCCTGTGCAGGGCGACGGCGAGACGACCTATTACAACCAGGGCCCGATCTTTGAGGGGGGCTGGAAAGAGGCCCATCCTGGCGAGGAGTATAACTACTGGAACCCGACCGAGGACATCAACCTTGATTATAAGGACTATGGCGAGTTCATGGGCACTGACGTCAAAGACCTCTGCGACCTCGTCGGTGGGGCGGCAGAGGGAGACATGATCGAGATCAAGGCCTGTGACGGGATGTATAAAAAGTGGCCGGCAGAGTACGTCAATTCTCCCAACCCCAGGCAGGGCCCGATGGTGATTGCCTGGTATCATGGAAAAGAAGATGAGGGGCATGGTTATGGCTACATCGACGAAGGATTTTCAAATGGCATGCGCCTCTACTTCCTCTCCGAGACTATGAACGATGCCGGGATGCATGTCTGGGGCAACTGGGACATGCACGAGTCGTGGGATGAGGAGTATTGGTATTTCTATAATAACGAGTTGCCCTCAGCAAGCGGTAACTCAGTCTATCATGTCGATCGGATCACTATCTTCAGCCAGATCGATCCCAGCCAGGGCGGTTCCTCCTCTGGTAGCGGAGGGGGCGGCGATAGCGGAGGGTTCTCAAAGTCCCACGGGTTCGAGGGCGCAATGCTCACCCAGGCCCTTCATGGGACAGTGAACGGTTCGGTCTCTCTTCTCCAGACCGATGGCGGTGCACAGAACATCACCTCCGGCGAGACCGCACACTTCACGCTCAACACCACCGGGCTTGAGGACGTCGAGACCGCACGCCTGTACCTCTTCGGGACCAACAACACCGCAAAGGACGAGGCCAAGAAGGACGATCTCTCTGCCGTGCTCGACTCGCAGACACTCACTCTCGCCGAATATTATGCCGACCTCGGCCCTGACGACGACGAACCTGCCGTCGAGACCTGGTGCTATGATCTCAAGGCTCCGGTGCCGGCAGGCAACCTCTCACTTGACATGAACTATCATGGCCCTGAAGAGACCGGGCTCACCCTGTACGGCGGGGTGCTCTTTGCGGTCGTCAGGGAGAATGAAACGACCACTACCTACTGGGTGGCCGAGGGTGCGGACGCCATCGAGGCCGACCAGGCTGCGGGTGTCAAGGAAGAAGCCGCGACCAGCAAGGCGGAGTTTGCCGAAGAGGTCATGCGAAACGGGGATATCGAGGCCAGGGTCTTCTCGGTCGTGACCGGGGCATGCGGGAACGACACCTACACCAACGCTCTCACCTTCCATGACGGAGAGTGGATGAACCTCCTCAATGCAGGTGAAGAGAAGATCTCGATCGGAGAGGCTGAGGTGACTCCGTACCTCAGGCCGGTGGAGAACACCCTTGCCGTCTCCAGCGTCTCCTATGATGAACGCGGCGATTATCTGGAGAACCGTCTTGCGGTCCTGGTCGTCGGCGACGCAGAGCCGGAGGCTGAGCCGACGCCGACACAGACAACGCCACCCCCCACCGTCGTCCAGACCACCGCCACGCTCCCGCCCACCACCCAACTTGCGGCAGGAGATGGCGAGGACACCGAGGAAGGAGATCTCTGGTCCGGGCTTTTTGGTTGGCTTCATGGCCTCCCGCTCGTTGGCTCGCTCTTCCCGGCACCGGAGGCCGATATTCCTGCGGTACCCACGCCGCCTCCGGTCCTTGAACCAGTCTCGACCCCCACGCCCGCACCTGCGCTCCCTGAGAGCGCATCCCTCACCATCATCACCGCCCCGGCCGGAGCACAGGTCGTCCTTGACGGGGAGTATCTCGGGACGATCACCCCGGCCAGACTGGAGGACGTGTCCACCGGCACCCACTCCCTCGAATTGGTCCTTGAGGGCTATCGCCCTTACGAGACCACCTTTGACCTCACCGAGGAGACCGATGTGACCGTTGCCCTTGAATCCACCAACCCCAACAGGAAAGTCGACCCGAACGGCCTGGACCTCCTTGCCACGCAGGGGAGCGACCTGCGCTCTGGTGGGATCTATGTCGACGCCTCTGACGCAGGGGCCACGATCTATATCGACGGCAGAAAGATCGAGGGAAAAACTCCCAAGGTGGTCAACGGCCTCAAGGAAGGGCGGCACAAGGTGAAGATCAAAAAAGACAAGATCTCGTATAATGTCGACACCAAGGAGGTCTGGGTCATCGCCGGTAAGATCGTCCCAGCCTATTTCAGCCGTTATGAAGGCGGTTCCATGGACCGTGCGGTCACCATCGAGGCCCCTGGCTTCAAGGGCGAGATGTGTGCCGTCAATGGGCATGCGACCGGCAAGAAGATCCCGGCAAAGGTGAAGGTTCCGCCGCTCACGGCATATGTCTCTCTCTGCCATAACGCCACCTTCCTCTCTTTCCCGGTCTCGGACCGGGCGGAGGATGGCGGGACCGTGACGCTTGATGACGTGCCTGCTCTGACCACCCTCAGGGTCGACTCGACTCCGGGCGGGGCCGAGGTCTTCATCGACGGCTTTGCCACCGGTCACGCGACACCTGCCCTCATCGAGAATGTCTCGTACGGGCGGCATGGCGTGATGGTCACAAAGCCGGGGTATCTCCCCAAAGAGGATGAGGTCTTCATCCCTGAGAGGATCGACGACCGCGCGATAAAGTTCACCCTGGATACCTATGCCCACGGCAGTCTGTATGTGAACAGCACCCCGGCGGGAGGGCGGATCTATCTCTACGAGAAGAACACCGGAGAGGTCACCCCGCACCTCTTCACCGGGATGGACCTCGGAAAGTACTCTGTCAAGGTGGTCGGGCGCTCTGACTCAAAGACCGTTGAAGACGTGATGGTCCACCCGGACCAGGTGGCGACCTGTGAGGTCAGGTTGAGGAGATGA
- a CDS encoding argininosuccinate synthase gives MKEHGVLKIAPLVLLMLVFMIPAAAATSEVHVVKYAPDGTTVLDERTVDYTWMEENLPVLGDGKTHYYHQGPTFNESDLWDPAEYQNVDTRDLGAVKGTAVSDLCDLVGGMTAGDTLKVKAEDGFYKKFSYESVYEEDPRKGSMGIAWYVGEDSLTGDPQGSGYVPEYYDGMRLIFFADTSTNPWGWHVFGNNDMKETLPENEWHFFGGDWPSTSGLSVKHVGELAITAHDAGNDTGDLPTTPATESPLSPLAGLLALCAVAALRR, from the coding sequence ATGAAAGAGCACGGCGTATTGAAAATCGCCCCACTCGTGCTGCTCATGCTGGTCTTCATGATACCGGCGGCCGCCGCGACGAGCGAGGTGCATGTCGTCAAGTACGCCCCTGACGGGACCACCGTCCTGGACGAGCGGACTGTAGATTACACATGGATGGAGGAGAACCTGCCTGTCCTTGGGGACGGCAAGACCCATTATTACCACCAGGGCCCGACCTTCAACGAGTCTGACCTCTGGGACCCTGCCGAATACCAGAACGTCGACACACGTGATCTGGGTGCGGTGAAAGGGACCGCGGTCAGCGACCTCTGCGACCTTGTCGGCGGCATGACCGCCGGCGATACCCTCAAGGTCAAGGCTGAAGACGGGTTCTACAAGAAATTCTCCTACGAGAGCGTCTACGAGGAAGACCCACGAAAAGGATCCATGGGGATCGCCTGGTACGTGGGCGAGGACTCCCTCACCGGCGACCCGCAGGGGTCAGGGTATGTCCCTGAGTATTATGACGGCATGCGCCTGATCTTCTTTGCCGACACCTCGACCAATCCCTGGGGCTGGCATGTCTTTGGGAACAATGATATGAAAGAGACCCTCCCTGAGAACGAGTGGCATTTCTTCGGCGGCGACTGGCCCTCGACGAGCGGGCTTTCAGTCAAGCATGTGGGCGAACTCGCGATCACGGCACATGACGCCGGGAACGATACCGGCGATCTCCCGACGACCCCGGCCACCGAGTCTCCCCTCTCTCCCCTGGCAGGGCTCCTTGCCCTCTGTGCCGTCGCCGCCCTGAGGAGGTGA